From a region of the Lactuca sativa cultivar Salinas chromosome 4, Lsat_Salinas_v11, whole genome shotgun sequence genome:
- the LOC111917764 gene encoding mediator of RNA polymerase II transcription subunit 27, with protein MAKAEITTTEKGTTLPLFSPFSLTGFNLSMSNNQEMKKPYTYSYHRHQIVPISIVCDQYTLNVCVCVALRPGRIEHIHTCCLKSICRTRHEASLISLIFQLLVHVAAKILHKRHFTTHNIEMQHQHSQPPLYSAGNPISSPPDSQDSTTEAPPKQVALAMDRLAHAARLIADIRLGADRLLEALFIAGQHPQQSSTGKPVHLILQEGASMRQYLQDLRTIGRQLEDSGVLNESLKSRSNSWGLHMPLVCPDGAVVAYAWKRQLAGQAGASAVDRTRLALKAFTDQKRRFFPHLDDDSVDESVTKKPRGSHSTTMSQQEEEELSELRMRSVSDVLTQLEKQIPEVKTSTYQRLDWSKRASLLPNDTSDESQNTHSFHIRPGSGAGGAPDADQIAVIEVLLPSVFRAVISLHPTGSLNPDAVAFFSPDEGGSYVHARGVSGFHIFRNITEHAAMAPQHFIGVNADMALYSLLHWICSYESLFTKVCSKCGKLLSMDKESALLLPPVQRPYRNFSVSKEKLSSKNEKVNDIAAYHIGCFPQEA; from the exons ATGGCCAAAGCGGAGATTACGACCACCGAAAAAGGCACAACCCTCCCCCTCTTTTCTCCTTTCTCCCTTACTGGTTTCAATTTATCCATGAGTAATAACCAGGAAATGAAAAAGCCATATACATATTCATATCATCGTCACCAAATTGTGCCCATCTCCATTGTTTGTGATCAATACAcattgaatgtgtgtgtgtgtgtggcgtTGCGTCCCGGTCGAATAGAACATATACATACTTGTTGTTTAAAGTCGATCTGCAG AACTAGGCACGAGGCAAGTCTTATTTCTTTAATTTTTCAGCTACTAGTGCACGTGGCAGCTAAAATTTTGCACAAGAGGCATTTTACAACACACAACATCGAGATGCAGCACCAACACTCACAACCACCACTGTATTCCGCCGGAAACCCCATCTCTTCTCCACCGGATTCGCAAGATTCTACGACGGAGGCTCCTCCGAAACAAGTAGCCTTAGCTATGGATCGTTTGGCCCATGCTGCTCGACTCATTGCCGACATTAGACTCGGTGCAGATCGCCTTCTGGAGGCCCTATTTATTGCCGGACAGCATCCTCAACAGTCAAGCACCGGTAAACCCGTGCATTTGATTCTTCAAGAAGGAGCTTCTATGCGTCAGTACCTTCAAGATCTTCGAACTATTG GAAGACAATTGGAAGATTCTGGAGTTCTGAATGAATCACTTAAGTCAAGAAGTAATTCTTGGGGTCTTCACATGCCTTTAGTTTGTCCTGATGGTGCTGTTGTTGCATATGCATGGAAGCGACAACTTGCTGGTCAGGCTGGAGCTTCTGCTGTTGATAGAACCAG GTTGGCTCTCAAGGCATTTACTGATCAAAAGCGACGTTTTTTCCCTCATCTTGATGATGATTCAGTAGACGAGTCAGTCACAAAAAAGCCCCGTGGGTCCCACTCCACAACCATGAGTCAGcaagaagaagaggagttgaGTGAATTGAGAATGAGAAGCGTGTCAGATGTTCTAACACAACTTGAAAAACAAATCCCAGAAGTCAAAACCTCAACTTACCAAAGATTAGACTGGTCAAAAAGAGCTTCATTACTCCCTAATGACACTTCAGATGAATCACAAAACACTCACAGTTTTCACATTAGGCCAGGATCAGGTGCAGGTGGTGCACCGGATGCAGATCAGATAGCTGTAATTGAGGTTTTACTCCCTTCTGTTTTTAGAGCAGTAATTTCTTTGCATCCAACTGGCTCCCTTAATCCTGATGCAGTAGCTTTCTTTTCACCCGATGAG GGTGGGAGCTATGTACATGCACGTGGGGTTTCAGGTTTTCACATCTTCAGGAACATCACG GAACATGCTGCCATGGCTCCACAGCATTTTATTGGTGTGAATGCTGACATGGCACTCTATTCTCTACTG CATTGGATATGCAGCTATGAAAGTCTATTCACGAAAGTATGCAG TAAATGTGGGAAATTACTGTCGATGGATAAAGAATCGGCTTTGTTATTACCTCCTGTTCAAAGGCCTTATCGGAATTTTAGTGTGAGTAAAGAGAAATTGTCAAGTAAGAATGAGAAGGTGAATGATATAGCAGCATATCACATTGGTTGTTTCCCTCAAGAAGCATAA